In a genomic window of Phragmites australis chromosome 14, lpPhrAust1.1, whole genome shotgun sequence:
- the LOC133891374 gene encoding BTB/POZ domain-containing protein At5g41330-like — protein MASNSAAAIVTLNVGGELFQTTAATLSRAGASSPFSSLGPSSPSDPHFLDRDPRLFELLLSFLRRGRLASPPSAALLAEALHFKLDGSLLASLSPASAFAPLSLRPSALLPLTGRVAPSAVAISPSPHPASVVAAHGGVVTCFDAALASRASVLTPLPAVDSLVAVSPALALAGARDFPGVHLCRFSDDAPAAAAPEVLSWPGSTSATVLAVAATAASGAPSPPLLFASFESARRNSSAVVAFDLNSLSPVAEIGRKEVFGADVEAAIPAAKLGWLGGHSLLLAAGSHSGPAGVVGDIRLWDVRASATVPVWEVREKEDCFADVTASDALSTMFKVGATSGEVFMADLRRLGGDDIGLEPWVCIGDGQRAAVAAASGKKEGNGHRIECHCNWVFVARGADVEVWSQVELATEAGGKKVMRRNWVGSGPSVAMAGGEEGVKEKAKIVSWAFGGSRMALARADKQSVEVWDSAPAAIYVKP, from the coding sequence ATGGCCTCCaactccgccgccgccatcgtcaCGCTTAACGTCGGCGGCGAGCTCTTCCAGaccaccgccgccaccctcTCCCGCGCCGGTGCCTCCTCCCCATTCTCCTCCCTTGGTCCCTCCTCCCCCTCGGACCCGCACTTCCTCGACCGCGACCCGCGCCTCTTcgagctcctcctctccttcctccggcGCGGCCGCCTCGCGTCCCCTCCCTCCGCGGCCCTCCTCGCCGAGGCGCTCCACTTCAAGCTCGATGGCTCCCTCCTCGCCTCGCTCTCCCCCGCGTCCGCCTTCGCCCCGCTCTCGCTGCGCCCCTCCGCGCTCCTCCCCCTCACCGGCCGCGTCGCGCCCTCCGCCGTGGCGATATCTCCCTCGCCGCACCCGGCCTCCGTAGTCGCTGCGCACGGAGGAGTCGTCACCTGCTTCGACGCAGCGCTCGCCTCCCGTGCTAGCGTCCTCACACCGCTCCCCGCCGTCGACTCGCTCGTCGCGGTGTCCCCCGCCCTCGCCCTCGCGGGCGCCCGCGATTTCCCCGGCGTCCACCTCTGCCGGTTTTCGGACGatgcccccgccgccgctgctccgGAGGTGCTTTCCTGGCCGGGCTCGACCTCCGCCACTGTGCTCGCGGTGGCGGCCACGGCGGCGTCAGGAGCACCATCTCCTCCGTTGCTCTTCGCTAGCTTCGAGTCGGCGCGCCGGAACTCGAGCGCTGTGGTAGCCTTCGATCTGAATTCTTTGTCTCCCGTGGCGGAAATCGGGCGGAAGGAGGTGTTCGGCGCGGACGTGGAGGCAGCGATACCGGCGGCCAAGCTCGGGTGGCTCGGCGGGCACAGCCTCTTGCTCGCTGCCGGGTCGCACTCCGGCCCGGCCGGGGTGGTGGGGGACATACGCCTCTGGGATGTCCGAGCGAGCGCCACAGTTCCAGTGTGGGAGGTCAGGGAGAAGGAGGACTGCTTTGCTGATGTCACTGCCTCTGATGCGCTGTCGACGATGTTCAAGGTTGGGGCCACGTCCGGCGAGGTGTTCATGGCTGACTTGAGGAGGCTTGGTGGTGATGACATTGGGCTGGAGCCGTGGGTGTGCATTGGAGACGGGCAGAGGgcagcagtggcagcagcatcTGGGAAGAAGGAAGGGAACGGCCATAGGATTGAGTGCCACTGCAATTGGGTGTTTGTGGCACGCGGCGCAGATGTGGAGGTGTGGAGTCAGGTGGAACTAGCAACAGAGGCCGGTGGGAAGAAGGTGATGAGGAGGAATTGGGTGGGGAGTGGACCATCAGTGGCAATGGcaggcggcgaggagggagtAAAGGAGAAGGCCAAGATTGTGAGCTGGGCCTTTGGAGGCAGCAGGATGGCATTGGCCAGAGCTGATAAGCAGTCCGTCGAGGTATGGGATAGTGCTCCGGCGGCAATTTATGTCAAGCCCTGA